A window of Juglans regia cultivar Chandler chromosome 7, Walnut 2.0, whole genome shotgun sequence contains these coding sequences:
- the LOC108996543 gene encoding SAC3 family protein A-like isoform X2, whose amino-acid sequence MMNQGGSTETIAPAQTNSLENWHILDANQGQTSSYFPPTTGPEAISWTIHQADHSSTQNGILSSSTSTYQYDYHAQPPTRNVQDGQNAASVPSSSSSLGSANVSHDFNGYALYPNSTDPYGSSGYLGYCNSHQQQQSNHSSYQQQQPNHSSYQQQHSNHSYSQPVGAFQNTGAPYQPLSSFQNTGSYAGPASYSSTYYNPGDYQTAGGYPSSGYSNQTALWNDGTYTNYATHQYANYNPDSTGTYSSSTAPAPSLHYQKQCKQWVDYYGQTEVSCAPGTENISTANKSHVACPVPGVSGGYETSNSQTPPSYTPSWRPDSSSSDLPLVQPIVGISGSNDIYWHDGAPSLQVLHTSPLQSQSQKPLDPKTSYDSFQDQQKTMYSQGPSVHYPATHQVPQSYQSPMQTVPSLDTQRVSKLQILTNPRIASNLTFNLPKIDKDSSATSAASKPAYVSVSLPTATQKVMSDNAADSVLKPGMFPKSLRGYVERALSRCKDDTQMAACQAVMKELITRATADGTLNTRDWDIEPLFPLPNVGAVNKDFQCSTPGLALPEYKRSPSRRSKSRWEPLLEEKPLDKSASTVNNTVKYGGWMNAKERNRKPFVGDNESKENNLSGAKYSPLDQKNASKNTQRLVKKQRFADGLNAADKGDASGDSDKEQSLTAYYSSAIALANTPEERKRRENRSKRFEKRQGQGQAETNHFKQKNAGGGNLYSRRISALMLSKNFEDGGTRAVEDIDWDSLTVKGTCQEIEKRYLRLTSAPDPASVRPEEVLEKALDMVQKSQKNYLYKCDQLKSIRQDLTVQHIRNQLTVKVYETHARLALEVGDLPENNQCQSQLQTLYAEGIEGCHMEFSAYHLLCVILHSNNYRDLLSSMSRLSIEAKRDEAVKHALAVRAAVTLGNYVLFFRLYKTAPNLNSCLMDLYVEKMRYKAVSCMSRSHRPTIPVSYIAQVLGFTTLRNEGSDDKDSDGLGECVDWLKAHGACLTADNNEKMQLDTKASCSSLYMPEPEDAVAHGDTSLAVNDFLTRTSL is encoded by the exons ATGATGAATCAAGGAGGTAGTACTGAGACCATTGCTCCCGCGCAGACCAATTCCCTGGAG AATTGGCACATActtgatgcaaaccaaggacaAACTTCTTCATATTTTCCCCCAACAACTGGGCCAGAAGCCATATCATGGACCATCCACCAGGCGGATCATAGCTCCACCCAGAATGGGATCCTTTCTAGCTCCACTTCCACTTATCAATATGACTACCATGCACAGCCACCGACAAGAAATGTTCAAGATGGCCAGAATGCAGCATCCGTCCCTTCTAGTTCATCAAGTTTGGGATCAGCAAATGTGTCGCATGATTTTAATGGCTATGCACTATACCCTAATTCTACAGATCCATATGGAAGCTCTGGATACCTGGGTTACTGTAATAGCCATCAGCAGCAGCAGTCCAACCATTCCAGCTATCAACAGCAGCAGCCTAACCATTCCAGCTATCAACAGCAGCATTCTAACCATTCCTACTCACAGCCTGTAGGAGCATTTCAAAACACAGGTGCTCCTTATCAGCCTCTTTCCTCATTTCAGAATACAGGGTCTTATGCTGGGCCTGCAAGTTATTCAAGCACTTACTACAATCCTGGTGATTATCAGACAGCTGGAGGTTACCCAAGTAGCGGTTACAGTAATCAGACTGCATTGTGGAATGATGGCACTTATACAAATTACGCTACCCATCAATATGCAAACTACAATCCAGACTCAACTGGTACTTATAGCTCAAGTACTGCGCCTGCACCCTCCCTACATTATCAAAAGCAGTGCAAGCAATGGGTAGACTATTATGGTCAAACAGAAGTCAGCTGTGCTCCTGGCACGGAAAATATCTCTACTGCTAATAAGTCTCATGTTGCATGTCCAGTTCCTGGTGTTAGTGGTGGATATGAAACTTCGAATAGCCAGACACCACCTTCTTACACCCCATCTTGGAGGCCAGATTCCAGTTCATCTGACTTGCCCTTGGTGcag CCTATTGTAGGAATTAGTGGTTCCAATGATATTTACTGGCATGATGGAGCTCCAAGTTTGCAAGTTCTCCATACTAGTCCCTTGCAATCCCAATCTCAAAAGCCTCTGGATCCGAAAACTTCTTATGATAGCTTTCAGGATCAACAGAAAACCATGTATTCTCAAGGGCCTAGTGTACATTATCCTGCTACTCATCAGGTGCCTCAGAGTTATCAATCACCCATGCAAACTGTTCCATCTTTGGATACACAAAGGGTAAGCAAACTGCAGATTCTAACAAACCCTAGAATTGCTTCGAATTTGACCTTCAATTTACCGAAAATCGACAAGGATAGCTCTGCAACAAGTGCAGCATCAAAACCTGCTTATGTTAGTGTTTCACTTCCAACTGCAACTCAGAAAGTAATGTCTGATAATGCTGCTGATTCTGTACTTAAG CCTGGTATGTTCCCCAAATCACTACGTGGTTATGTTGAAAGGGCGTTGTCTCGCTGTAAAGATGACACACAGATGGCAGCCTGTCAGGCTGTCATGAAGGAG TTGATCACAAGGGCAACTGCTGATGGTACACTTAACACACGAGACTGGGATATTGAACCTCTTTTCCCACTACCAAATGTGGGTGCAGTCAACaaaga TTTTCAGTGCTCAACCCCAGGTTTGGCATTGCCAGAGTACAAAAGAAGTCCTAGTAGACGATCTAAAAGTAGGTGGGAGCCTTTACTGGAGGAGAAACCACTTGATAAATCAGCATCTACTGTAAATAACACTGTGAAATATGGTGGCTGGATGAATGCGAAGGAGAGGAACAGAAAG CCTTTTGTGGGGGATAATGAAAGCAAGGAGAATAATTTGAGTGGTGCAAAATACTCTCCACTGGACCAGAAAAATGCAAGTAAGAATACCCAGAGGCTGGTTAAGAAGCAACGTTTTGCTGATGGTTTAAATGCTGCTGATAAAGGTGATGCATCTGGTGATAGCGATAAGGAACAAAGTTTAACTGCTTATTACTCTAGTGCAATAGCACTTGCGAATACACCAGAGGAAAGAAAGAGACGTGAAAATCGCTCTAAGCGTTTTGAAAAACGGCAAGGGCAAGGACAAGCAGAAACCAATcactttaaacaaaaaaatgctgGAGGAGGAAACCTGTACAGTAGAAGGATTAGTGCCCTGATGCTTAGCAAGAACTTTGAAGATGGTGGCACCAGGGCCGTTGAGGACATTGATTGGGATTCCCTTACTGTCAAGGGGACCTGTCAGGAGATTGAGAAACGTTATTTGCGTCTTACTTCTGCACCTGATCCCGCCAGT GTAAGACCAGAAGAAGTATTAGAAAAAGCTCTGGATATGGTTCAGAAATCTCAAAAGAATTACCTATATAAGTGTGATCAGTTGAAGTCTATTCGGCAAGATCTAACCGTACAACATATTCGCAATCAGCTAACAGTAAAG GTGTATGAAACCCATGCCCGATTAGCTTTGGAGGTTGGGGACTTGCCCGAGAATAATCAG TGCCAATCGCAATTGCAAACCCTTTATGCGGAAGGTATTGAGGGATGCCATATGGAGTTTTCTGCGTACCACTTACTCTGTGTCATTTTGCACTCCAATAATTACAGAGATCTCTTATCATCGATGTCAAG ATTATCAATTGAAGCGAAAAGGGATGAAGCTGTAAAACACGCCCTTGCAGTTCGTGCAGCCGTCACTTTGGGAAATTATGTCTTATTTTTTAGACTATACAAGACAGCCCCTAACTTGAATTCCTGCCTTATGG ATCTCTATGTTGAGAAGATGCGGTATAAGGCCGTGAGCTGCATGTCTCGCTCGCATCGCCCAACAATACCTGTTTCATACATTGCGCAGGTGCTGGGCTTCACCACACTAAGGAATGAAGGAAGTGATGACAAGGACTCGGATGGATTAGGGGAGTGTGTGGATTGGTTAAAGGCACATGGTGCATGCCTTACTGCAGATAACAATGAAAAGATGCAACTTGATACAAAA GCTTCATGTTCAAGTCTTTACATGCCAGAGCCGGAAGATGCGGTGGCCCATGGAGACACTAGTCTTGCCGTTAATGATTTTCTGACGCGAACATCCTTATAG
- the LOC108996544 gene encoding uncharacterized protein LOC108996544 — MATIPSSSLQLTNTFPLASAPSKPHATKPFHSFTTRAVDPQTPPSEPEPEEPSKSGADPESDSFENRLSQVRLRYRRGTGKKAELRKGRKSKKPGGSSGTGLYLPPVPLKEPVSGGLKVDLGFSPYSERINGRIALLGLSALLLVELATGKSVINYHTPSIILIQIYFVAAVGALYVKYEKESVSVWPQSPSPKD; from the coding sequence ATGGCGACCATACCATCTTCGTCTCTGCAACTCACTAACACTTTCCCACTCGCGTCAGCACCATCCAAACCTCATGCGACCAAACCTTTTCACTCCTTCACCACCCGAGCCGTAGATCCACAAACGCCCCCATCCGAGCCGGAACCCGAAGAGCCCTCCAAGTCTGGAGCGGACCCCGAATCGGACTCCTTCGAGAACCGCCTCTCACAGGTCCGCCTCCGTTACCGGAGGGGTACGGGGAAGAAAGCGGAGCTCCGAAAGGGAAGAAAATCCAAGAAGCCGGGAGGGTCATCGGGAACGGGATTGTACCTGCCACCAGTGCCGCTGAAAGAGCCGGTGTCGGGGGGATTGAAAGTAGATCTCGGGTTCAGTCCATACAGCGAGAGGATAAACGGACGCATCGCCCTTCTGGGGCTATCGGCTTTGCTGTTGGTGGAGCTGGCCACGGGTAAGAGCGTGATAAATTATCACACGCCGTCGATTATTCTAATTCAGATATATTTCGTGGCGGCGGTTGGGGCTTTGTACGTTAAATACGAGAAAGAGAGTGTCAGCGTTTGGCCCCAATCTCCATCTCCAAAGGattga
- the LOC108996543 gene encoding SAC3 family protein A-like isoform X1, with translation MMNQGGSTETIAPAQTNSLENWHILDANQGQTSSYFPPTTGPEAISWTIHQADHSSTQNGILSSSTSTYQYDYHAQPPTRNVQDGQNAASVPSSSSSLGSANVSHDFNGYALYPNSTDPYGSSGYLGYCNSHQQQQSNHSSYQQQQPNHSSYQQQHSNHSYSQPVGAFQNTGAPYQPLSSFQNTGSYAGPASYSSTYYNPGDYQTAGGYPSSGYSNQTALWNDGTYTNYATHQYANYNPDSTGTYSSSTAPAPSLHYQKQCKQWVDYYGQTEVSCAPGTENISTANKSHVACPVPGVSGGYETSNSQTPPSYTPSWRPDSSSSDLPLVQPIVGISGSNDIYWHDGAPSLQVLHTSPLQSQSQKPLDPKTSYDSFQDQQKTMYSQGPSVHYPATHQVPQSYQSPMQTVPSLDTQRVSKLQILTNPRIASNLTFNLPKIDKDSSATSAASKPAYVSVSLPTATQKVMSDNAADSVLKPGMFPKSLRGYVERALSRCKDDTQMAACQAVMKELITRATADGTLNTRDWDIEPLFPLPNVGAVNKDSFQCSTPGLALPEYKRSPSRRSKSRWEPLLEEKPLDKSASTVNNTVKYGGWMNAKERNRKPFVGDNESKENNLSGAKYSPLDQKNASKNTQRLVKKQRFADGLNAADKGDASGDSDKEQSLTAYYSSAIALANTPEERKRRENRSKRFEKRQGQGQAETNHFKQKNAGGGNLYSRRISALMLSKNFEDGGTRAVEDIDWDSLTVKGTCQEIEKRYLRLTSAPDPASVRPEEVLEKALDMVQKSQKNYLYKCDQLKSIRQDLTVQHIRNQLTVKVYETHARLALEVGDLPENNQCQSQLQTLYAEGIEGCHMEFSAYHLLCVILHSNNYRDLLSSMSRLSIEAKRDEAVKHALAVRAAVTLGNYVLFFRLYKTAPNLNSCLMDLYVEKMRYKAVSCMSRSHRPTIPVSYIAQVLGFTTLRNEGSDDKDSDGLGECVDWLKAHGACLTADNNEKMQLDTKASCSSLYMPEPEDAVAHGDTSLAVNDFLTRTSL, from the exons ATGATGAATCAAGGAGGTAGTACTGAGACCATTGCTCCCGCGCAGACCAATTCCCTGGAG AATTGGCACATActtgatgcaaaccaaggacaAACTTCTTCATATTTTCCCCCAACAACTGGGCCAGAAGCCATATCATGGACCATCCACCAGGCGGATCATAGCTCCACCCAGAATGGGATCCTTTCTAGCTCCACTTCCACTTATCAATATGACTACCATGCACAGCCACCGACAAGAAATGTTCAAGATGGCCAGAATGCAGCATCCGTCCCTTCTAGTTCATCAAGTTTGGGATCAGCAAATGTGTCGCATGATTTTAATGGCTATGCACTATACCCTAATTCTACAGATCCATATGGAAGCTCTGGATACCTGGGTTACTGTAATAGCCATCAGCAGCAGCAGTCCAACCATTCCAGCTATCAACAGCAGCAGCCTAACCATTCCAGCTATCAACAGCAGCATTCTAACCATTCCTACTCACAGCCTGTAGGAGCATTTCAAAACACAGGTGCTCCTTATCAGCCTCTTTCCTCATTTCAGAATACAGGGTCTTATGCTGGGCCTGCAAGTTATTCAAGCACTTACTACAATCCTGGTGATTATCAGACAGCTGGAGGTTACCCAAGTAGCGGTTACAGTAATCAGACTGCATTGTGGAATGATGGCACTTATACAAATTACGCTACCCATCAATATGCAAACTACAATCCAGACTCAACTGGTACTTATAGCTCAAGTACTGCGCCTGCACCCTCCCTACATTATCAAAAGCAGTGCAAGCAATGGGTAGACTATTATGGTCAAACAGAAGTCAGCTGTGCTCCTGGCACGGAAAATATCTCTACTGCTAATAAGTCTCATGTTGCATGTCCAGTTCCTGGTGTTAGTGGTGGATATGAAACTTCGAATAGCCAGACACCACCTTCTTACACCCCATCTTGGAGGCCAGATTCCAGTTCATCTGACTTGCCCTTGGTGcag CCTATTGTAGGAATTAGTGGTTCCAATGATATTTACTGGCATGATGGAGCTCCAAGTTTGCAAGTTCTCCATACTAGTCCCTTGCAATCCCAATCTCAAAAGCCTCTGGATCCGAAAACTTCTTATGATAGCTTTCAGGATCAACAGAAAACCATGTATTCTCAAGGGCCTAGTGTACATTATCCTGCTACTCATCAGGTGCCTCAGAGTTATCAATCACCCATGCAAACTGTTCCATCTTTGGATACACAAAGGGTAAGCAAACTGCAGATTCTAACAAACCCTAGAATTGCTTCGAATTTGACCTTCAATTTACCGAAAATCGACAAGGATAGCTCTGCAACAAGTGCAGCATCAAAACCTGCTTATGTTAGTGTTTCACTTCCAACTGCAACTCAGAAAGTAATGTCTGATAATGCTGCTGATTCTGTACTTAAG CCTGGTATGTTCCCCAAATCACTACGTGGTTATGTTGAAAGGGCGTTGTCTCGCTGTAAAGATGACACACAGATGGCAGCCTGTCAGGCTGTCATGAAGGAG TTGATCACAAGGGCAACTGCTGATGGTACACTTAACACACGAGACTGGGATATTGAACCTCTTTTCCCACTACCAAATGTGGGTGCAGTCAACaaaga CAGTTTTCAGTGCTCAACCCCAGGTTTGGCATTGCCAGAGTACAAAAGAAGTCCTAGTAGACGATCTAAAAGTAGGTGGGAGCCTTTACTGGAGGAGAAACCACTTGATAAATCAGCATCTACTGTAAATAACACTGTGAAATATGGTGGCTGGATGAATGCGAAGGAGAGGAACAGAAAG CCTTTTGTGGGGGATAATGAAAGCAAGGAGAATAATTTGAGTGGTGCAAAATACTCTCCACTGGACCAGAAAAATGCAAGTAAGAATACCCAGAGGCTGGTTAAGAAGCAACGTTTTGCTGATGGTTTAAATGCTGCTGATAAAGGTGATGCATCTGGTGATAGCGATAAGGAACAAAGTTTAACTGCTTATTACTCTAGTGCAATAGCACTTGCGAATACACCAGAGGAAAGAAAGAGACGTGAAAATCGCTCTAAGCGTTTTGAAAAACGGCAAGGGCAAGGACAAGCAGAAACCAATcactttaaacaaaaaaatgctgGAGGAGGAAACCTGTACAGTAGAAGGATTAGTGCCCTGATGCTTAGCAAGAACTTTGAAGATGGTGGCACCAGGGCCGTTGAGGACATTGATTGGGATTCCCTTACTGTCAAGGGGACCTGTCAGGAGATTGAGAAACGTTATTTGCGTCTTACTTCTGCACCTGATCCCGCCAGT GTAAGACCAGAAGAAGTATTAGAAAAAGCTCTGGATATGGTTCAGAAATCTCAAAAGAATTACCTATATAAGTGTGATCAGTTGAAGTCTATTCGGCAAGATCTAACCGTACAACATATTCGCAATCAGCTAACAGTAAAG GTGTATGAAACCCATGCCCGATTAGCTTTGGAGGTTGGGGACTTGCCCGAGAATAATCAG TGCCAATCGCAATTGCAAACCCTTTATGCGGAAGGTATTGAGGGATGCCATATGGAGTTTTCTGCGTACCACTTACTCTGTGTCATTTTGCACTCCAATAATTACAGAGATCTCTTATCATCGATGTCAAG ATTATCAATTGAAGCGAAAAGGGATGAAGCTGTAAAACACGCCCTTGCAGTTCGTGCAGCCGTCACTTTGGGAAATTATGTCTTATTTTTTAGACTATACAAGACAGCCCCTAACTTGAATTCCTGCCTTATGG ATCTCTATGTTGAGAAGATGCGGTATAAGGCCGTGAGCTGCATGTCTCGCTCGCATCGCCCAACAATACCTGTTTCATACATTGCGCAGGTGCTGGGCTTCACCACACTAAGGAATGAAGGAAGTGATGACAAGGACTCGGATGGATTAGGGGAGTGTGTGGATTGGTTAAAGGCACATGGTGCATGCCTTACTGCAGATAACAATGAAAAGATGCAACTTGATACAAAA GCTTCATGTTCAAGTCTTTACATGCCAGAGCCGGAAGATGCGGTGGCCCATGGAGACACTAGTCTTGCCGTTAATGATTTTCTGACGCGAACATCCTTATAG
- the LOC108996583 gene encoding ABC transporter G family member 6-like: MSRIAAENLSPARHTLPTVSHVMELHDLPHANTSASPTLGQLLKHVGDARKEATGDGNETPVHQALDLTDTTLEPRPLPFVLSFSSLTYSVKVPRKMTFRALFPRRRNRLGAATEADPVSGERLFTRTKTLLNDISGEARDGEIMAVLGASGSGKSTLIDALANRIAKGSLKGTVTLNGEAFESRLLKVISAYVMQDDLLFPMLTVEETLMFSAEFRLPRTLSRSKKKMRVQALIDQLGLRNAAKTIIGDEGHRGVSGGERRRVSIGIDIIHDPIILFLDEPTSGLDSTSAFMVVKVLQRIAQSGSIVIMSVHQPSYRILGLLDRLIFLSRGQTVYSGSPTNLPQFFAEFGHPIPDSENRTEFALDLIRGLEGSPGGTKSLVEFNKSWQNMKQHDSSARNSSSETDRQCLSLKEAISASISRGKLVSGAPNDVSPSSMVPRFSNPMWTEMAVLARRSMTNSRRMPELFGIRLGAVMVTGFILATMFWQLDNSPKGVQERLGFFAFAMSTTYYTCADALPVFLQERYIFMRETAYNAYRRSSYVLSHSLVSLPSLILFSLAFAATTFWAVGLDGGFSGFLFYFLIILASFWAGNSFVTFLSGVVPHVMLGYTIVVAILAYFLLFSGFFINRDRIPSYWIWFHYISLVKYPYEAVLQNEFSNPTKCFVKGVQIFDNTPLGTVPTSLKLKLLESMSDTLGVQITSTTCLTTGSDLLQQQGITDLSKWNCLWITVAWGFFFRIVFYFCLLLGSKNKRR, translated from the coding sequence ATGTCTCGTATCGCTGCCGAAAATCTTTCTCCGGCGAGACATACTTTGCCTACTGTCAGTCACGTGATGGAGCTCCATGACCTTCCTCACGCCAACACCAGCGCGTCTCCCACGCTAGGCCAGCTTCTGAAGCACGTTGGGGATGCCAGGAAGGAAGCCACCGGGGACGGCAACGAGACCCCCGTGCACCAGGCTCTTGATCTCACCGACACAACCCTCGAGCCTCGGCCCTTGCCTTTCGTCCTCTCTTTCAGCAGTTTGACCTACAGCGTCAAGGTCCCCCGCAAGATGACCTTTCGGGCTCTTTTTCCCCGGCGACGAAACAGGCTCGGTGCCGCCACAGAGGCGGATCCGGTTTCCGGAGAGAGACTTTTTACCAGAACAAAGACTCTCCTGAACGACATTTCGGGTGAAGCTCGCGACGGCGAGATTATGGCGGTGCTCGGCGCCAGCGGGTCGGGAAAATCCACACTGATAGATGCGTTGGCGAATAGGATCGCGAAGGGAAGCCTGAAAGGAACGGTGACTTTGAACGGCGAGGCCTTTGAGTCCAGGCTTCTGAAAGTGATTTCGGCTTACGTAATGCAAGACGACCTGTTGTTTCCCATGCTAACTGTGGAAGAAACCTTAATGTTCTCGGCGGAGTTTCGGTTGCCGAGGACGCTCTCCAGGTCCAAGAAGAAGATGCGAGTCCAAGCACTAATCGACCAATTAGGGCTCCGAAACGCCGCCAAGACTATTATTGGAGACGAAGGCCACCGCGGGGTCTCCGGAGGCGAGCGTCGGCGAGTCTCGATCGGAATCGACATCATTCACGACCCGATTATCTTGTTCCTCGACGAACCAACGTCGGGGCTCGACTCGACGAGTGCATTCATGGTGGTGAAGGTTTTACAGAGAATTGCTCAGAGTGGAAGCATAGTGATCATGTCTGTTCACCAGCCGAGTTACCGAATTCTCGGGCTACTGGACCGCCTGATTTTCTTATCCCGCGGACAAACTGTTTACAGCGGTTCACCTACGAACCTTCCTCAATTCTTCGCGGAGTTCGGGCACCCCATCCCGGACAGCGAAAACCGAACCGAGTTCGCTCTTGACTTAATCCGCGGGCTGGAGGGTTCGCCCGGTGGGACGAAGAGCTTGGTGGAGTTCAACAAGTCGTGGCAGAACATGAAGCAGCACGACAGCAGCGCTCGGAATTCCTCCTCCGAGACGGACCGGCAGTGTTTGTCACTCAAAGAAGCAATCAGCGCCAGCATTTCCAGAGGGAAACTAGTCTCCGGCGCCCCCAACGACGTGAGCCCGTCGTCAATGGTCCCAAGATTCTCGAACCCGATGTGGACAGAAATGGCCGTGCTGGCGAGGCGGTCTATGACGAACTCGCGCCGAATGCCAGAGCTTTTCGGGATTCGGTTGGGTGCGGTCATGGTGACAGGCTTTATCTTGGCCACCATGTTCTGGCAGCTCGATAACTCTCCCAAAGGCGTTCAAGAAAGATTAGGGTTCTTTGCGTTTGCCATGTCCACCACGTACTACACCTGCGCCGATGCCCTCCCGGTCTTTCTCCAAGAGCGTTACATCTTCATGAGGGAAACCGCTTACAATGCATATCGGCGGTCGTCCTACGTTCTCTCTCACTCGCTCGTGTCTTtgccttcattgattttattctCCTTAGCGTTCGCCGCAACGACATTTTGGGCGGTCGGCCTAGACGGAGGGTTTTCCGGATTCTTGTTCTACTTCTTGATCATCTTGGCGTCGTTCTGGGCTGGAAACTCCTTCGTAACGTTTCTCTCCGGCGTTGTTCCTCACGTAATGCTTGGATACACCATAGTCGTAGCTATATTGGCATACTTCCTTCTCTTCAGCGGCTTCTTCATAAACCGTGATCGCATCCCGTCCTACTGGATCTGGTTCCATTACATCTCCCTCGTGAAATATCCCTATGAAGCCGTTTTGCAAAACGAGTTCAGTAATCCAACCAAGTGCTTCGTAAAGGGAGTTCAGATTTTTGATAACACGCCGCTCGGTACCGTTCCCACATCGCTGAAATTGAAGCTTTTGGAAAGCATGAGCGACACACTGGGGGTGCAGATAACGAGCACCACGTGCTTGACCACGGGCTCGGATTTATTGCAACAGCAAGGAATCACTGACTTGAGCAAGTGGAACTGTTTGTGGATCACGGTGGCTTGGGGTTTCTTTTTCAGGATAGTGTTTTACTTCTGTTTGTTGCTGGGTAGCAAGAACAAGAGGAGGTGA
- the LOC108996555 gene encoding protein RDM16-like isoform X2 → MQKELSAKLKKIPLLNKGASSTPDGSSHLELKEGLKAPSITTGTGQGPILSTAPTSLSMGVASSSSSLPAAASVMSPATGPSAPAGLTTIPNIEAVKRAQELAARMGFRQDPEFAPLINLFPGQTATDVTVPQKPSKVPVLRLDALGREIDEHGNVVNVTKPSNLSTLKVNINKQKKDAFQILKPELDVDPESNPHFDGRMGINKTKLLRPKRMAFQFVEEGKWSKEAEHIKLKSKFGEAQAKEQKAKQAQLAKAKAAPDINPNLIEVAERVITKEKPKDPIPEIEWWDLPVLHSGAYGDITDATMAEEKLKMEKITFYVEHPRPIEPPAEPAPPPPQPLKLTKKEQKKLRTQRRLAREKDKQEMIRQGLIEPPKPKVKMSNLMKVLGSEATQDPTRLEKEIRSAAAEREQAHIDRNIARKLTPAERREKKERKLFDEPSTLETIVSVYRINDLSHPQTRFKVDVNAQENRLTGCAVISDGITVVAVEGGNKSIKRYGKLMLKRVNWAAAVKEEDEDEEERDDKPANKCVLVWQGSVAKSSFNRFTVHECMTEAAARKIFADAGVAHYWDLAVNFSDDQT, encoded by the exons ATGCAAAAAGAATTGTCTGCGAAGCTGAAGAAGATTCCTCTC CTGAATAAGGGTGCTAGTTCAACTCCAGATGGTAGCTCACACTTGGAATTGAAGGAGGGGCTGAAAGCACCATCTATTACTACTGGAACAGGACAAGGGCCAATTCTTTCTACGGCCCCCACATCACTTTCAATGGGGGTAGCATCTAGTTCATCAAGCTTACCTGCTGCAGCTTCTGTGATGTCACCTGCCACCGGTCCTAGTGCACCGGCAGGCCTCACAACCATACCCAACATTGAGGCAGTGAAACGTGCACAGGAACTTGCTGCCAGGATGGGGTTTCGTCAGGACCCAGAGTTTGCTCCTCTTATAAACTTGTTTCCAGGTCAGACTGCAACAGATGTTACTGTCCCGCAGAAGCCATCCAAGGTTCCTGTTCTTCGTCTCGATGCACTTGGTAGGGAGATAGATGAACATGGAAATGTGGTGAATGTAACAAAACCAAGCAACCTCAGCACTCTAAag GTCAAtattaacaaacaaaagaagGACGCATTTCAGATTCTTAAACCTGAATTGGatgttgatccagaatcaaaTCCTCATTTTGATGGAAGGATGGGTATCAACAAGACTAAGCTGTTGAGGCCGAAGAGGATGGCTTTTCAGTTTGTTGAAGAAGGCAAGTGGTCGAAAGAGGCAGAGCATATTAAGTTGAAG AGTAAATTTGGAGAAGCACAAGCAAAAGAGCAGAAGGCAAAACAGGCCCAGTTGGCTAAGGCAAAGGCGGCACCTGATATTAATCCAAATTTGATAGAGGTAGCAGAGAGAGTCATCACCAAAGAAAAGCCTAAGGACCCAATTCCTGAAATTGAGTGGTG GGATCTGCCTGTTTTGCACTCTGGTGCTTATGGTGATATAACCGATGCTACCATGGCTGAAGAGAAACTAAAGATGGAGAAGATCACTTTTTATGTGGAACACCCTCGTCCAATTGAGCCCCCTGCTGAGCCAGCTCCTCCACCGCCTCAACCCTTGAAGCTAACCAAGAAGGAGCAGAAGAAACTTCGGACCCAGCGACGTCTGGCTAGGGAGAAAGATAAGCAGGAGATGATTAGACAAGGCCTAATTGAGCCTCCAAAGCCTAAAGTTAAAATGAGCAACCTGATGAAAGTACTTGGTTCCGAagcaacccaagatccaacgaGGCTTGAAAAGGAAATCAGGAGTGCAGCTGCTGAACGGGAGCAAGCTCACATTGACAGGAATATTGCTCGCAAACTCACTCCTGCTGAGCGCCGTGAAAAGAAAGAGCGGAAGCTTTTTGACGAGCCAAGTACACTGGAGACCATCGTATCGGTTTACCGGATCAATGACCTGTCACACCCGCAGACCCGCTTCAAAGTTGATGTCAATGCCCAAGAAAACCGTCTGACTGGATGTGCTGTGATTTCTGATGGCATCACTGTTGTGGCTGTTGAAGGCGGTAACAAGTCCATAAAGAGGTATGGAAAGCTCATGCTTAAGCGCGTAAACTGGGCTGCTGCTGTaaaagaggaagatgaggaTGAAGAGGAAAGGGATGATAAACCTGCTAACAAGTGTGTCTTAGTATGGCAAGGAAGTGTTGCAAAATCGAGCTTCAATAGGTTCACTGTTCACGAGTGCATGACTGAAGCCGCTGCCCGGAAGATTTTTGCAGATGCTGGTGTTGCTCATTACTGGGATCTTGCGGTTAACTTTTCAGATGATCAAACCTAA